One Temnothorax longispinosus isolate EJ_2023e chromosome 8, Tlon_JGU_v1, whole genome shotgun sequence genomic region harbors:
- the LOC139817792 gene encoding lysosomal aspartic protease-like, which translates to MYRLFVTVITVIKFASINAELHRIPLYKTFSDEKFLTKTMARLRLGTANVPLINNDNLEYYGNIEIGTPPQTFKIVFDTGSSDLWVPSKDCDVNQSPCSKHNKYDNTQSTTYVPEGVTFNVSYHDGIWQNVTLYGNLSNDNVIIGGLGVTSQIFGEVFNFSEDSLPWAKCDGVLGMGYRALSAFKQDSVFQNMIDQHLVYRPIFSFYLNRNVTDVFGGELILGGIDSSHYEGEFTYVNVTKKKYWQITMDKIQVKNYTSCSEGCQAIVDTGDSLICGPPQTIEALNREIGVNDTGLVNCDEISNLPDINFVIGGKTFPLTGQDYILKITLEDEIDFCISALQEIDSFNGVEWILGDLFIGRYYTVFDMENDRVGFAIAKN; encoded by the exons ATGTATCGGCTCTTTGTGACGGTAATCACGGTAATCAAATTCGCGTCAATCAACGCGGAGTTGCATAG GATTCCGTTATACAAGACATTTTccgatgaaaaatttttgacgaaaACTATGGCACGACTCCGTTTGGGTACGGCAAACGTACCTCTGATTAATAATGACAATTTAGAATATTATGGTAATATCGAAATTGGAACTCCACCGCAGacatttaaaatagttttcgaCACTGGTTCCTCGGATCTCTGGGTACCGTCCAAAGATTGCGACGTTAACCAATCTCCTTGct cgaaacataataaatatgataatacaCAGTCCACCACATACGTGCCAGAAGGAGTTACGTTTAATGTTTCTTACCACGATGGTATTTGGCAAAATGTCACACTGTACGGGAACTTATCTAATGATAACGTAATC ATTGGTGGCCTTGGGGTTACATCACAGATATTCGGAGAAGTGTTTAATTTCTCGGAAGATTCTTTGCCCTGGGCAAAATGCGACGGCGTTCTGGGGATGGGCTATCGCGCCTTATCTGCTTTTAAACAGGATTCTGTCTTCCAAAACATGATTGATCAACACTTGGTGTACCGACCAATTTTTAGCTTTTATCTAAATCG AAATGTCACGGACGTGTTCGGCGGTGAACTGATATTGGGTGGCATCGATTCTTCCCATTACGAGGGCGAGTTTACGTATGTTAatgttactaaaaaaaaatactggcAAATTACCATGGATAA GattcaagtaaaaaattacaccTCTTGCTCGGAAGGCTGTCAAGCTATTGTTGACACGGGCGATTCTTTGATATGTGGACCACCGCAGACTATCGAAGCTCTTAACAGAGAGATCGGTGTTAATGATACTGGACTA GTGAACTGCGACGAGATTTCTAATTTGCCCGATATCAATTTCGTCATAGGTGGTAAGACGTTTCCACTCACTGGTCAAGATTATATCTTGAag ATCACACTAGAAGACGAAATAGATTTTTGCATTTCCGCCTTACAGGAGATTGATTCGTTTAATGGTGTAGAGTGGATTTTGGGCGATCTATTTATTGGTCGGTACTACACCGTATTTGACATGGAGAACGACCGAGTGGGATTCGccattgcaaaaaattaa